AGAATTAAAATACAATAACGTTAGAACCATTATTTATACCGGAGGTGATATGTGGTGGGATTTGGTTTCTAATGCCCGGTATATTATTCCAAAAACGGAAGACACTAAAAATGCGGTGAACTCAAGTTTTGCCGGTTCAATTTGGTTAGGAGGATTGGATGCCGGTGGTCAATTGAAAGTGGCTGCGATGACATATCGTCAAAAAGGAGTTGACTTTTGGCCCGGACCATTAGATACCACAAACGCATCTGCCGATCCTGCTGAATGTTCAAGATATGATCAGATATTTACGATTACAAGAGATGAGGTAGATAAGTTTATTGCCGGTAAATCAGCTGCAACTCCTAATATGTTAATCTGGCCCGGTAATGGTAATTTAGGTAAAAATCAAGGTAGAATATTGGCTCCTTTTACAGATGTAAATGGGGATGGTTTTTATGATCCTTCTTCCGGAGATTATCCCGCTTATGATGTTTATAACGAAGCGGCAAAAGATCAATACGGTTATTGTAAATCAAAACTTTATGGTGATTACACTTTATTTTGGGTATTCAATGATAAGGGAAATATTCATACCGAAACAGAAGGTGTAGCTATTGGCGTGGAAGTTCGTGCTCAAGCTTTTCAGTTTAAAACAAACGATGAAATTAATAACATGAGCTTTTACAGCTATGAAATTTTCAATCGTTCATCATTCCAAATCAATAAAACTTATTTTACTATTTGGAATGATGCTGACTTAGGTTATTATTTAGATGATTATGTGGGTTGTGATGTTGAGTTAGGATTGGGGTATATTTATAATGCAGATCCATTCGATGAAACTTATGGTGGTGTAAATGGTTATCAGGATTATCCGCCTTCTTTAGGTTGTGACTTCTTCCGCGGACCGTTAGCAGATGCCAATGATAAAATTGATAATGATCAAGATGGTTTTATTGATGAGCCGGGTGAATCTATTCAAATGAGCCGCTTCACTTATTATAACAATAATATTGGTGCATTCCCTCCTCAAACTACAAATCCGGATATCGCCATCCATTATTATAATTTCATGACCGGTTTTTGGAAAGATGGTTCTCCTTTTACCCAGGGTGGTAATGCATATGGCGGAACTTCACCTGCTCAATATGTTTACGATGGAGATCCTGTAAATAATACCGGTTGGACTGAAAAGAATTCAGGTAACTTGCCTGGTGATCGCCGTTTCTTACAATCGGCTGGTCCTTTTACTTTAAAACCCGGTTCTGTAAATTACATCACTTTTGGTATGCCATGGGCACAAAGCCCGAATAAAGGCGGTAATATTGAATCTATTCGTTTATTAAAAATTGCTGATCAAAAAGCTCAGGCTTTATTTGATAATTGTTTCAAGATTTTGGACGGGCCTGAAGCTCCGGATATGATTGTTCAAGAAATGAATAATGAATTAATAATTTATCTAAGCAATTTAAAAGGTGTTTCTAATAATTACAAATACTACAATAATGATTATGCGGAAGAGGATATAACTATTTTATCAGATCCTACATCTTCAATCACAGCGCTTCAAAATCCGGATAAGTTTTACAAGTTTGAAGGTTATATTGTTTATCAGGTTCGTGATGCTCTTGTTACTTCAACGGATTTAGGTGATGTAACAAAAGCTATTCCAATTTTCCAATGCGATTTAAAAAATGGAATTAGTAGAATAGTTAATTATATTCAAGATAATAATGTGGGAAGTGTGGCTCCTAAAATTATGGTTGAAGGAAATGATAATGGAATTACTTCAACTTTTAAAGTAACACAGGATGCTTTTGCTACAACAGAAAATAGAAATTTAATAAATAATAAAACCTATCATTTTATTGCGGTAGCTTATGCCTACAATAACTATTTAACTTACGCACCTGATGTATCACCATCTACTGACCCTAATGCAAATTATTTAGGACAGAAAAAACCATATTTGGAAGGTCGTAAATTAAAAAGAGCAGCTGGAATTCCGCATAATCCGGAATTAGAGAAAGAGGGTACAACTATGATGTCTGCTTATGGTTTCGGACCTAAGATTACTCGTGTAGAAGGACAAGGTAATGGTGGAAATTTATTAACACTTACTAAAGAAAGTGAAGATGCCATTGTAAATAGTTCAACTGGTTTCGTTGAACAAATTACTTACGAAAACGGTGAAGGGCCTATCAGCATTCGCGTTGTTGATCCATTAAATGTAAAAGCTGCAAATTACACCTTGCGTTTAATCAATAAAAATTTCAGATCAATTTATTCTCCAACTATTGATCCAACTTATTCTATTTCTCCTCAGGAACCAAGAATTTGGATTAACCCAATGCCGTCTGCTGTTGCTGATGCAACAAATGGATTAACAGGTAATGGCGCAAATTTAGCGGCATTAAATGTGGATAATACAAGTTGGGAACTTTATGATGTAACAAACAACAAAAGATATCATCCGAATGAACCAAGTTGGGTGCCTGGAACTTCAACCACATCTACGGCATATAAAGACACCTTGTATCAAACAATTAAAATCGGGAATGAGTTTTATTTCCCTGAGTTAGGATTTTCCATTAATATTAAACAAGTTGCTGATCCGGCAGAAGAATTAAATAGCTTTACAAGTCATGGATCATTACCTGAAACTTATGAAGGACCAAGCACCTCGTCATTTTTAGGTTCACGAATTTCTTATGTAAATGGTACAAGCGGATGGTTAAACTCCATTGCTGATCAAGATGGAACAACTCCTGAAAACTGGATTTTATCCGGTAATAGTAAAGGAAATGATGCAAGTTTCTATGGAGCTGATGCTTTTTATAACGTTGCTAATGAAAAACCGGCAGCATTCTATGATCCTAACAAACAGTTTGGAAATATTTTAGGTGGTACGTGGGCACCATACCCTCTTTGCGCTTCTTATTATACGATTAATCCAGGTGCGACTCCTAATATTCCTTCGCGAGTATTTGCAGGTCCCGGATTTGACGGACGTGTTTGGGGATTAGATCAGTATTTTAAAGACACCTACTTCTTATCTGGTACACCTAATACAAATCCGAATAGATTACACACCGATTTAAGAAAATTAAGTTCGGTGTTAATTGTGCTTACCAAAGATAAATCCAAATGGTCGCGTTGTCCGGTAATAGAAATGCAGGAAAAATCTCATTTGAGTCAAGGTAACGCTCCTTTTTTCTCTCCAAGAAATCATTGGTCGGTTGATAAGAACGGAAATTATGATTCTACTGCAACAGTTACAGACACTGATCCGAACTCTCCAAATTATATTTCAAGAAAAGGTATGGGCTGGTTCCCGGGTTATGCTATTAATTTAGAAACCGGTGAAAGATTAAATGTGGCTTTTGGTGAAGATAGCTATCAAAAAGAAAACAACGGACAAGATATGATGTGGAATCCAACTTCTTCAAGAAACTTCCCATATCCGTATGCTTTTGGTGGCAAGCACTTCGTTTATGTTTTTGCCGGTAATACCATCGCTTCTACATTCACCAATACCGGTATTTACAATTGGGAACCAAATTTGGAAGGTAAAGCATATGGGGTTGGCCGTTATGATGCTGCCAAAAAAATGATGACCATTTTGAATGCATTCTATGATAAATCCACAATAGGTTCAGGTAGTGATCCGGTATCAGGAAACTATATGTCTCCTCTAAGTGCTATCGAGCGAGATATTATGTGGGTTTCGATGCCAATGCCATCTTCAGGGGTTAGCTTTAAAGATCCTGCAAATATGCCTTCAGATGTAAGAATGCAAATTAACGTGAGTAAACCTTATCGTTACGGATTCTCTGGAGTTGCTACTTTCGCTAATCAAACCTACAATAACTTCAATAAATTAGGTTCGGTTGATACCCCTTCAAATTTAACTTCACACGTTAAAACCGGAGTTACACAAAATAACAACTTCCCGATTTATTCATTTAATACCAATGAATTGGCTACCTTGTTTAGTCAGGTGGATGTTGCTAAGAATTTGTTGGATAAGATTCGTATTGTTCCAAATCCTTATTATGGCTCTTCAAGCTACGAAACAAACAGAATTGATAATCGTGTTCGTATCACAAACTTGCCTTCGAAGTGTACGATTAAAATTTACACCATGAATGGAACATTGGTTAGAACATTAAAACGCGACGTCTCTGGTCAGGAAGATGATTTTATTGCAGGTGAAACCAAGCAAAATAAGTATATATCTTATTTGGATTGGGATCTTAAAAATCAGAATAACATTACCATTGCCAGCGGCTTATACATTTTCCATATAGACGCTCCTAATTTAGGCGAAAAAGTATTAAAATGGTTTGGTGTTATAAGACCTCTCGACGTTCAAAATTATTAATCTAACCGAAATGATGAAGATGAAAAATTTAAAATACATAGGACTTTCGGCAGTGCTTTTTGCTGCGGTTGACGTAAATGCAGGTAATCCTGAGCGTGCAGGTCAGGCAGGCGCAAGTCAATTATTAATTAATCCCTTTGCTCGCAACGCTGGAATGGCGGGATCAAATTCTGCCAAAGTTAGAGGGTTAGAAGCTCAGTTTTTAAACATTGCCGGTACTGCGTATACTCGCAAAACTGAGATTATGTTTAACAGAACGAGTTGGCTTTCCGGAACTGATATTTTTATTAATAGCTTTGGTATCACGCAAGGTGTTGGTGAAACCGGAACAATAGGTTTTGGTGTAATGGCTATTAATGCCGGTAAGATTGAAATTACTACGGAAGATCAACCGGAAGGTGGCTTAGGCACATATAACCCAACTTTTCAAAATATTAGTTTGTCCTATGCAAAAATGTTTTCTGATAATATTTTTGGTGGAATAAACATCAAATTACTGAATGAACAAATACCAAATGTATCGGCAAGGGGTGTGGCTATAGACGCAGGAATTCAATACCATACCGGAAAAAACGAACAAATTCATATTGGAATCGCTCTTAAAAATTGGGGACCAAAAATGACTTATCGTGGTGATGGTTTAAGTCGTCAAACCAGTGTACGTTATGGTAACAATTACGAATTAACTGTAAATAACCGTTCCGGAGCTTTTGAACTACCGGCTTTGGTAAATATCGGACTTTCTTATGATTTGTATTTAATGAAAGACAGTAGCGGTGTTTCAAAAAAACATAGAGTTTCATTAAATAGTACGTATACTTCTAATTCTTTTACTTACGATAACTACCTTTTCGGATTGGAATATTCATGGAAAGATATTTTAATGTTTAGAGGCGGTATGTATATTGAAAAAGATATTTTCGATGCTGAAAACAGAAGAACCGCTTTAACGGGTCCGGCCGGTGGAATTACTTTTGAAATTCCGTTTAATGAGAAGAAATCTACTTTTGGATTGGATTATTCATATAGAGCTACTAACCCTTTTAGTGGAATTCATACTTTTGGATTCAGATTGAATTTATAAGTATTCGATAAATTTTTTTAATTTTGTTTAGAGTCTCGATTTATGTCGAGATTCTTTGCATTTAATACCTAAGCAAATGGCACAACAAATTGGATATTACACCGAAGAAGGTTTGGCTAAATTGAAAGCCGAATTACATGAATTGGAAACTGTAGAAAGAAAGAAATGCACTGCAGCTGTTGCCGAAGCTAGAGATAAAGGCGACTTAAGTGAAAATGCTGAGTACGATGCGGCTCGGGAAGCGCAAGGTTTATTGGAAGTTCGTATTGGCAAATTAAAAGATGTAATTGCGAATGCTAGATTAGTTGACGAATCGCAACTTGATTTAAGTAAAGTAAGTATATTAACTACAGTGAAAATTAAAAATGCTGCTAATGGGGCAACTATGAAATATACTTTGGTGGCTGAAAGTGAAGCGGATTTGAAAGCAGGGAAAATTTCGATCGATTCACCCATTGGACAAGGAATATTAGGGAAAAAAGTTGGCGATAAGGCCCAGGTAAAAGTACCGGCCGGTACCATTACTTTTGAAATATTAGAGATTACATTATAAATATGCCTAGCATTTTTTCAAAAATTGTAAGTGGTGAAATACCTGCTTACAAAATAGCAGAAAATGATAATTTCTTGGCCTTTTTAGATGCATTTCCTTTAAAGCAAGGACATGTATTGGTAATTCCGAAAACCGAAATTGATTTATTATTTGATCTGGATAAACAAACGTATACCGGATTGTTTGATTTCACAAATACAATTGCACAGGCTATTAAAAAAAGTATTCCCTGCAATCGGGTTTCCTTACATGTTGTCGGTTTGGAAGTGCCACATGCACACATTCATCTAATTCCAATCAATACTACAAATGATTGTAATTTTAGCAATCCAAAATTAAAATTTACAAAAGAAGAGTTTGAACAAACAGCGTTGCTTATCAAGTCAAATCTTTGAGCCTTATAGTTTCTTCAATAGACTCTTTAAACTAACTTTTTCTGACATGAAACTTGAAAGTGCTTCTATATTTATTCTTTCCTGCTTCATGGTATTTCTGTCGCGAACGGTTATCGTATTATCTTCTAAACTTTGATGATCTACTGTTATACAGAATGGAGTTCCAATAGCATCTTGTCTTCTGTATCGTTTTCCAACAGTGTCTTTTTCATCAATGATAACTTGATAATCGAATTTTAATAAGTCGGCAATTTTATTAGCTAATTCAGGCAAACCATCTTTTTTAACCAATGGAAAAATAGCAGCTTTAATTGGAGCCAGCGCAGGAGGTAAGTTTAATACCGTTCTTGTTTCGCCATTTTCTAATTTTTCATCCTGATAAGCAGATGATAAGGTTGCTAGAAATAATCGATCTAATCCTACAGAGGTTTCGACCACATAAGGTACATAACTTTTATTTTCTTCGGGGTCAAAATATTGCAGTTTTTTGCCGCTGAATTCTTCATGCTGTTTTAAATCAAAATCTGTTCTTGAATGTATACCCTCCAATTCTTTGAATCCAAAAGGAAACTGAAATTCAATATCGCATGCTGCATTGGCATAATGCGCTAATTTTAAATGATCATGAAATTTGTAATTCTCATTTCCTAGTTCTAAGCTTTGATGCCATTTTAAACGGGCTTCTTTCCAATATTCATACCATTTCATTTCGGTACCCGGCTTCACAAAAAACTGCATTTCCATTTGCTCAAATTCACGCATCCTAAAAATAAACTGACGAGCAACAATTTCATTTCGGAAAGCTTTACCGGTTTGTGCAATTCCAAAAGGAATTTTCATTCTGCCCGATTTTTGTACGTTTAAATAGTTTACAAAAATACCCTGCGCCGTTTCCGGTCTTAAATAAATAGTACTTCCTTCTTCAGCAACCGACCCCATGGAAGTTGAAAACATTAAATTAAATTGTCTCACATCTGTCCAGTTTCGGCTTCCGCTAATGGGATCTGCAATTTCACAATCAATAATAATCTGTTTTACTTCCGCCAAATTGTTTTGATTCATTGCTTCTTTGAATCTTGCATTTACTGCGTCAATTTTATTTTGGTATTCAAGCACTCTGGCATTTGTGCTTTTGAACATAACCGCGTCAAAGTTCTCAAATCGTTTTGCGGCCTTTTCTATTTCCTTATTAATTTTATCTTCTATTTTGGCCACGTATTCTTCAATCAACACGTCGGCTCTGTATCTCTTTTTACTATCCTTATTATCAATTAAGGGATCATTAAATGCATCCACATGTCCGCTAGCTTTCCAAGTTGTAGGATGCATAAATATAGCAGCATCTATGCCTACAATATTTTCGTGCATTTGCACCATAGCCTTCCACCAATATTCGCGTAAATTTTTCTTTAGTTCAGCGCCATACTGTCCGTAATCATACACTGCACTTAACCCATCGTAAATTTCACTACTTGGAAAAATAAATCCGTATTCCTTACAATGAGAAATAATGTTCTTGAAAAAATCTTCTGGTTTGGTCGACATAAAAAAATATAGTGGCAAAAATAACTAATTAATTGATAAATTTAAACGTGGGAAGTATAAGGTTAATAATCTTTTTCAGTTTTTATTGGAACATAGTGTGGGCGCAGAAAAATTGGGAGTATGTGGGTCCAAATGAAATGAAATCGCAGGTGAAAGGAATGATTACTGCTGTTTGGTGCAATTCCGTAACTCCGAATATAGTTTTTGCCGGAAGCGCTACCGGAGGATTGTTTAAAAGCGAAAATGCATTGGATTCGGTGCCTGTTTGGAAAAACATCAGCGATACATACTTAGATCAAGTGTTTGGAGTAAGTGATATTGTAATTAAAAGTAATTCGCATGAACAAGAAATTTTTATTTCAACTTGTAGTAAAAGCGCAATCTCAAAAGCTTATGGACATGGTATATTATATACGAATAACGGAGGAATCAGCTGGAAAAAAGTTGGACCGGGAAAAGAAAAGGATAATACCTTCGCTTTAAATGGCCTTGTGGTAAATAGTGAAAACGAAAATGAAATGTTGGCGTATGATAGCCATCTGATTTATTTAACCAGCGATAATTGGAATACCTATAAAACTATAGATGTTGGATTGGCGAAAAATGACAAAGATGTTAGTTTATGTGATATAGAATTTGCTCCATATGAAAAAGGAAAGTTTTATGCATGTACGCGTACAAATAATAAATACGAATCAAAATTATTTTCGATTGAAAATTATGGCGTTCTTATAAATGATATCACTCCGGCTAATATAAAGTCTGAACGATTAGAAGTAGCCACCATTAAAAATCCCGCTTACAAGGGAAAATTTTATATGGCTTTGGGCTGGATACATGTTTATGTGCAATATTATAACGGAAATAAGTATAGCGGCAATTTGAATAAACAAGCCATTAATCAAGTATATGCCGGTGCGTATTGGAATTTTGAATTGAGTGTCAATCAGGTTGACACCAACATACTTTATTTAAGTATGACTGAAACATCAAGAAGTTTAGATGGTGGAAAAACTTTTCATCACATCAGTAATTATAATGGAGTGAATACACATGCTGATAATAGAGCGCAAATTTTGTTGCAAAGTTCAGAAGGCGGAAAAAACGATAAATTATTGTTAGGTAATGATGGTGGTGTGAGTTTAAATACAACAGGCTTACCATTTAAATGGAAAAATTTAAACGGAAAGGGTTTGGATGTAAATCAGTTTTGGGGAATATCGGTTTTACAAAGTGATTCTTTAGTGATTGCAGGAGGCACGGCTGATAATGGTGGTTTTATTTTTTGGAAAAACGAAGAAATAAATTCAATGGGAGCATGTGGTGACGGCTATTTGGCACAGGTTACCGGACAAAATGAAATGATTATCCAATGCAATACGCCTTCTATTTTTTATCATAATTTAAAAAATAAATCTTCTGTTTATTTAAATGTTTATGATAATCGTTACGACGGTAAACGCCCTATGTGCTTGCACGATTCATTTGTTTATGTAGGTTACTCTAATTGTTGGAGAATAGGTTTACATGAATTAAGAGCGGGTAAAACTAATTTTACAAAGTTTAGTAATATACCCGATGTGTTGAATAAAACCGGTGGCATTAAAAATGGTGCTATAAAGGCCATGGCTATAGGGCCAACTAATGAAGGATTGATTGCTTTCAAAGATCCAAATTGGGGTGATATTGAAAACACGGGTAAATTTTATCATTGCAGAGATTTAAATAATAATGTTTGGATTGATATTAGTAACGAAGCCGTTTGCAATGGTTTTGCAATTTGCCAGTGGAGCGAAATTAATACCTTGATTTTTGATGGTAAGGAGAAAGGAAAATTTTATTTTGTGAGCAGAGATGTGAATAACCAAAGTAACTCTCGTCTTTTTGAAATGAAGTATTTTAATGATTCTTTAAAATATAAAATCAGAGAAATTGGTTTTGGATTACCAAACGTGGGCATAAATGATTTGTGTATTGATCAGTTTAGTAGAGTACTTTATTTGGCTAGTGATAAGGGAATTTTTTATGGAGATTTAAATGCCGACTCATTAGTTTGGAAAATCTTTGCTAACTCAAATACGCTTCCATTAACTCTAATTTTTGATTTGGATATTAATTACGTAAACAATACGCTGTATGCTGGCACATTTGGAAGAGGTATTTGGAAAACAACATTAGTGTATTCCAATTCGGAAAGAAAAACTATTAAAAAGAATTCTGTTTTCAAAACTCCGTTTAAAGTGGATGGAGAGCTAGTCTTAAAAAGAAAAAGAGAGTTGCGGGTTAATTCAAAATTAATTTTAACGCCAAACTCAAAAATCAAACTCAATCGAAAATCAAAATTAATAATTGAGGATAAGAATTTAATAAGAAATGAGCGCAATGAAATAACAGATATTCATTTGTTTATGGATGCTAAATCTAAAACACATCCTATATTCATAAAATAACATTATCAATTAATCTTATTTTTCCGATTGTACAGGCTATCAATGCAGCGTATTTTTGATTGATATTAAATTCGTTCACTTCCTGAAGATTTTCCAGTTCGCAAATGGAAAAGTAATCCAAGCTCAGGTTTGGATTATTTGTTATAGCATTTAGTATAATGTTTTTAATTTCAACGGCTGATTTTTTTTCATGGAATAATTCTTGAGCCCAGAAAAGATATTTTGAAATTTGAACGGCCTGCTCTCGTTGTTCTTCTGTTAACAACATGTTTCGTGAACTCATGGCTAATCCGTTTTTTTCGCGATAAGTCGGGCAGGCAACAATTTCGATATTCAGTGCAAGTACTCGTACTAGTTTTTTAATAATACAAACCTGTTGTAAATCTTTTAATCCGAAAAAAGCTGCATGGGGTTGAACAATGGCAAATAATTTACTAACCACTTGCGCTACCCCGTTAAAATGTCCTGGTCGGTGCTTGCCATCTAAAACTTTATCCAACAAACCAAAATCAAATTGTCTTTCGTCTTTTACCGGATAAATTTCGTTGGCATCAGGTAAAAAGAGCGCATCACACTTTGTGGTTTGAAGTAATTCAATGTCACTTTCAGGTGTTCGAGGGTATCGCTCCAAATCTTTTGGATCGTTGAATTGCGTAGGATTCACAAAAATGCTGCAAACCACAATTTCACACTGTTGACAGGCAGATTCTATTAAATACAAATGACCTTTGTGTAAGGCGCCCATGGTGGGCACAAAACCTACTTTCTTACCCGAATTAGCATTATGGTCTAAAAAGTTGCGTAAATCGCTTATTTTGGTGAATATTAACACGTATTATAGCCTACTAATGTACATTTAACTTTGAAATTCGGCTTTTTTTTTCTTACTTTTGTATACTCCTAAAAAAAGTTAGATTTATGAAGAAAGCAAGGGTTCTCTTTGTCTCACAAGACATCACTCCGTACTTAGACGAAACTTACATCGGTAAAATTTCTAGAAAGCTTCCGCAAGGAATTCAGGAAAGAGGAAAGGAAATCCGGACTTTTATGCCCAAATACGGATCCATTAACGAAAGAAGACATCAATTACATGAAGTTATTCGCTTGTCTGGTATGAACTTGGTAATCAATGATGTAGATCATCCACTCATAATAAAGGTGGCCAGTATACCAAGTGCGCGTATGCAAGTTTATTTCATTGATAATGAAGAGTTTTTTAGCCGAAAAGCTACTTTAGCCGATAAAACATCGGGTAAACAATTTGATGATAATGACGAACGTTCTATGTTTTTTGTTCGAGGTGTTGCTGAAACAGTTAAAAAATTAGGTTGGCAACCCGATATTATTCATTGCCATGGTTGGTTTACTTCTTTAATGCCTCTTTATATTAAAAAGTATTATCAGGAAGATCCATTATTTGCAGATACTAAAATTGTGGTGTCGTTATATGATGATGAATTCCCAAAAACATTAAACAAAAAGTTTATAGAGAAGTTGTCATTTGACGGCTTCAATAAAAAGGATGTAAAGCACCTTTCTGAAGAGTCAAGCCATTTCAATTTGATTAAGCAATCTATTGAGTTAGCCGACGGTATTATTCAAGGGGTTGAGAAGTTGAATCCGGATATTGA
This window of the Sphingobacteriaceae bacterium genome carries:
- a CDS encoding PorV/PorQ family protein, whose product is MKNLKYIGLSAVLFAAVDVNAGNPERAGQAGASQLLINPFARNAGMAGSNSAKVRGLEAQFLNIAGTAYTRKTEIMFNRTSWLSGTDIFINSFGITQGVGETGTIGFGVMAINAGKIEITTEDQPEGGLGTYNPTFQNISLSYAKMFSDNIFGGINIKLLNEQIPNVSARGVAIDAGIQYHTGKNEQIHIGIALKNWGPKMTYRGDGLSRQTSVRYGNNYELTVNNRSGAFELPALVNIGLSYDLYLMKDSSGVSKKHRVSLNSTYTSNSFTYDNYLFGLEYSWKDILMFRGGMYIEKDIFDAENRRTALTGPAGGITFEIPFNEKKSTFGLDYSYRATNPFSGIHTFGFRLNL
- the greA gene encoding transcription elongation factor GreA; the encoded protein is MAQQIGYYTEEGLAKLKAELHELETVERKKCTAAVAEARDKGDLSENAEYDAAREAQGLLEVRIGKLKDVIANARLVDESQLDLSKVSILTTVKIKNAANGATMKYTLVAESEADLKAGKISIDSPIGQGILGKKVGDKAQVKVPAGTITFEILEITL
- a CDS encoding HIT family protein, which produces MPSIFSKIVSGEIPAYKIAENDNFLAFLDAFPLKQGHVLVIPKTEIDLLFDLDKQTYTGLFDFTNTIAQAIKKSIPCNRVSLHVVGLEVPHAHIHLIPINTTNDCNFSNPKLKFTKEEFEQTALLIKSNL
- a CDS encoding glycine--tRNA ligase, whose product is MSTKPEDFFKNIISHCKEYGFIFPSSEIYDGLSAVYDYGQYGAELKKNLREYWWKAMVQMHENIVGIDAAIFMHPTTWKASGHVDAFNDPLIDNKDSKKRYRADVLIEEYVAKIEDKINKEIEKAAKRFENFDAVMFKSTNARVLEYQNKIDAVNARFKEAMNQNNLAEVKQIIIDCEIADPISGSRNWTDVRQFNLMFSTSMGSVAEEGSTIYLRPETAQGIFVNYLNVQKSGRMKIPFGIAQTGKAFRNEIVARQFIFRMREFEQMEMQFFVKPGTEMKWYEYWKEARLKWHQSLELGNENYKFHDHLKLAHYANAACDIEFQFPFGFKELEGIHSRTDFDLKQHEEFSGKKLQYFDPEENKSYVPYVVETSVGLDRLFLATLSSAYQDEKLENGETRTVLNLPPALAPIKAAIFPLVKKDGLPELANKIADLLKFDYQVIIDEKDTVGKRYRRQDAIGTPFCITVDHQSLEDNTITVRDRNTMKQERINIEALSSFMSEKVSLKSLLKKL
- a CDS encoding pantoate--beta-alanine ligase → MLIFTKISDLRNFLDHNANSGKKVGFVPTMGALHKGHLYLIESACQQCEIVVCSIFVNPTQFNDPKDLERYPRTPESDIELLQTTKCDALFLPDANEIYPVKDERQFDFGLLDKVLDGKHRPGHFNGVAQVVSKLFAIVQPHAAFFGLKDLQQVCIIKKLVRVLALNIEIVACPTYREKNGLAMSSRNMLLTEEQREQAVQISKYLFWAQELFHEKKSAVEIKNIILNAITNNPNLSLDYFSICELENLQEVNEFNINQKYAALIACTIGKIRLIDNVIL
- a CDS encoding glycogen/starch synthase, with translation MKKARVLFVSQDITPYLDETYIGKISRKLPQGIQERGKEIRTFMPKYGSINERRHQLHEVIRLSGMNLVINDVDHPLIIKVASIPSARMQVYFIDNEEFFSRKATLADKTSGKQFDDNDERSMFFVRGVAETVKKLGWQPDIIHCHGWFTSLMPLYIKKYYQEDPLFADTKIVVSLYDDEFPKTLNKKFIEKLSFDGFNKKDVKHLSEESSHFNLIKQSIELADGIIQGVEKLNPDIEKLVKKSGKPFLPFKNEIEYMDAFNEFYDVILEEENVLT